A stretch of the Lactuca sativa cultivar Salinas chromosome 9, Lsat_Salinas_v11, whole genome shotgun sequence genome encodes the following:
- the LOC111899048 gene encoding uncharacterized protein LOC111899048: protein MQSPTTTITAAIQNLNLTPNFLPKFPPNPLRILPEFVNHRSTASMASTFGRFKVNSKLDNSSGEFLTITEYAGKGGANVGDDLVVLFSHLEYAFKRIAALVASPVNSSLGKSSGGSQDVDAGRDKPKPLDIVSNEIILSSLKNSGKVAVMASEEDDAPVWITDNAPFVVVTDPLDGSRNIDASIPTGTIFGIYNRLTELDNLPTEEKALLNSLQSGNRLVAAGYVLYSSATILCTTFGSGAHAFTLDHSTGDFVLTHPDIKIPPRGQIYSVNDARYFDWPEGLRRYIDTIRQGKGKFPKKYSARYICSLVADFHRTLMYGGVAMNPRDHLRLVYEANPLSFVAEQAGGKGSDGKNRILSIQPVKLHQRLPLFLGSPEDIDELESYGDVQQTVNPGYDV, encoded by the exons ATGCAATCACCCACCACCACAATCACAGCCGCAATACAAAATCTCAATCTCACCCCCAATTTCCTACCAAAATTCCCGCCAAACCCACTTCGCATCCTCCCGGAATTCGTCAACCACCGTAGCACTGCAAGTATGGCTTCCACTTTCGGTAGGTTTAAGGTTAATTCAAAATTGGATAACAGTTCCGGTGAGTTTCTTACTATTACCGAGTACGCCGGCAAGGGAGGCGCGAACGTAGGTGACGATCTGGTGGTGTTGTTTAGTCACTTGGAGTATGCGTTCAAGAGAATTGCAGCTCTCGTTGCTTCTCCGGTCAATTCCAGCCTCGGAAAAAGCTCCGGCGGTAGCCAAGATGTGGACGCCGGTAGAGATAAACCTAAGCCGCTCGACATTGTTTCT AATGAAATCATATTGTCTTCTTTGAAAAACTCCGGAAAAGTTGCAGTTATGGCTTCCGAAGAAGACGATGCTCCCGTTTGGATAACCGATAACGCCCCATTTGTGGTGGTAACAGATCCCCTCGATGGTTCTCGTAACATCGACGCTTCAATCCCCACCGGAACCATTTTCGGGATCTACAATCGCTTAACAGAACTCGATAATCTTCCAACGGAGGAGAAGGCGTTGCTGAATTCATTACAGAGCGGCAATCGCCTCGTCGCCGCCGGCTATGTTCTTTACTCCTCCGCCACCATACTCTGCACCACCTTCGGTTCCGGCGCACACGCCTTTACTCTCGATCATTCCACTGGAGACTTCGTTCTCACACACCCAGACATTAAAATCCCTCCTCGAGGTCAGATCTATTCAGTAAACGATGCACGATACTTTGATTGGCCGGAGGGTTTGAGGCGATACATTGATACAATCAGACAAGGGAAAGGGAAGTTTCCGAAGAAGTATTCTGCGCGTTATATTTGTTCGTTGGTTGCTGATTTTCACAGAACTTTGATGTATGGTGGAGTGGCGATGAACCCTAGAGACCATCTTCGGCTTGTTTATGAGGCGAATCCGCTGAGTTTTGTGGCGGAGCAAGCCGGCGGGAAAGGGTCAGACGGGAAGAACAGGATTCTGTCGATTCAACCGGTGAAGCTGCATCAGAGACTTCCGTTG
- the LOC111899047 gene encoding nicotinamidase 1, whose product MVLHTLELLKKEVPLEEESLCIPKDIKTGLVLVDIINGFCTIGAGNLAPREPNHQISEMVDESVKLSRIFCENKWPVLAFLDTHQPGKLEHPYPSHCLAGSHESNLVPALEWLEKEPNVTIRRKDCYDGYIGSIQEDGSNAFADWIKTNNIQLLLVAGICTDICVLDFVCSTLSARNRGFLAPLEEVVVYSHGCATFDFPESDARGTKDALAHPQEIMHHMGLYMAKGRGAKIAKDVTFDGLKK is encoded by the exons ATGGTGCTACACACACTTGAACTCTTGAAGAAAGAAGTACCACTAGAAGAGGAATCACTTTGCATACCGAAAGATATCAAAACCGGACTCGTTCTTGTTGACATCATCAATGGCTTCTGCACCATCGGAGCCGGAAACTTG GCACCAAGAGAGCCAAACCACCAGATATCCGAAATGGTCGATGAGTCGGTGAAACTTTCAAGAATATTTTGTGAGAACAAATGGCCAGTTCTTGCGTTTTTAGATACACATCAACCTGGAAAACTCGAACACCCTTATCCTTCTCACTGTCTTGCTGGCTCTCATGAATCCAATTTGGTTCCTG CTCTAGAGTGGTTGGAGAAAGAGCCAAATGTAACGATTAGGCGCAAGGATTGTTACGATGGATATATTGGTTCTATTCAAGAAGACGGTTCAAATGCTTTTGCGGATTGGATCAAAACCAATAACATCCAACTC TTATTGGTGGCAGGAATATGCACAGATATATGTGTGCTGGATTTTGTTTGTTCAACATTATCAGCAAGAAATCGTGGTTTTCTAGCACCATTGGAAGAAGTGGTGGTGTATTCTCATGGTTGTGCTACCTTTGATTTCCCAGAATCGGATGCAAGGGGCACTAAAGATGCCTTAGCTCATCCTCAG GAGATAATGCACCATATGGGTCTTTACATGGCTAAAGGAAGAGGAGCAAAAATAGCAAAGGATGTGACTTTTGATGGACTAAAAAAGTGA